The Chelonia mydas isolate rCheMyd1 chromosome 3, rCheMyd1.pri.v2, whole genome shotgun sequence genome includes a region encoding these proteins:
- the FAM98A gene encoding protein FAM98A isoform X4, whose product MNCPYASLTSGDVTKRLLNQKNCLLLLTYLISELEAARMLCVNTPPKKAQEGGGSEVFQELKGICIALGMSKPPANITMFQFFSGIEKKLKETLAKVPPGHVGKPLLKKPLGPAHWEKIEAINQAIANEYEVRRKLLVKRLDVTVQSFGWSDRAKSQTEKLAKVYQPKRALLTTKCTISIAHLLAARQDLSKIMRTSSGSIREKTVCAINKVLMGRVPDRGGRPNEIEPPPPEMPPWQKRQDGPPQQSGGRGGRGGYESSYGGRGGYEQGGHDRGGRGGYDSSYGGRGGHEQGGHERGGRGGGRGGYDHGNRGGGRGNKHQGGWTDGGGGGYQDSNYRDSNYRDAGFQTGGYHGGGGGYQGGGYGGYQSSSYTGSGYQGGGGGSSGGYQQDNRYQDGGHHGDRGGGRGGGRGGRGGRGGRGGPGGGWGGRGGQNFNQGGQFEQHFQHGGYQYNQSGFGQGRHFTS is encoded by the exons ATGAACTGTCCATATGCATCACTAACATCAGGAGATGTGACAAAACGCCTTCTCAATCAGAAGAACTGCCTCCTGCTGCTCA CATACCTCATCTCAGAACTGGAAGCTGCCAGAATGCTATGTGTGaacacccctccaaaaaaagcACAAGAAGGAGGTGGTAGCGAGGTCTTTCAGGAGCTAAAAGGCATTTGTATTGCATTAGGCATGTCCAAGCCTCCAGCCAACATAACTATGTTCCAGTTCTTCAGTGGAATCGAAAAAAAA CTAAAAGAAACCTTAGCAAAGGTTCCGCCTGGCCATGTTGGAAAACCTTTACTGAAGAAACCATTGGGACCAGCTCACTGG GAAAAAATTGAAGCAATTAACCAAGCCATAGCCAATGAGTATGAAGTTCGGAGAAAACTCTTAGTGAAACGTTTGGATGTAACTGTGCAGTCGTTTGGCTGGTCAGATAGAGCTAAG AGTCAAACAGAGAAACTGGCTAAAGTTTACCAACCCAAACGTGCCCTTTTAACTACCAAGTGCACTATTTCCATTGCTCACCTCTTGGCAGCTCGGCAAGATTTGTCAAAGATTATGAGGACAAGCAGTGGGTCTATCCGAGAAAAGACTGTGTGCGCCATTAATAAG GTATTAATGGGCAGAGTACCTGATAGAGGGGGCAGACCAAATGAAATTGAGCCTCCACCTCCTGAGATGCCACCATGGCAGAAAAGACAAGATGGTCCTCCACAGCAAagtggaggcagaggaggaagaggtggctaTGAATCATCATATGGAGGAAGAGGTGGTTATGAACAAGGGGGTCATGACAGAGGAGGGCGAGGAGGTTATGATTCTTCATATGGAGGACGAGGAGGTCATGAACAAGGGGGTCATGAACGAGGCGGTCGAGGAGGAGGACGGGGTGGTTATGACCATGGAAacagagggggaggaagaggaaacaaGCACCAAGGAGGCTGGACAGATGGCGGAGGAGGAGGCTATCAAGACAGCAACTACAGAGATAGCAATTACAGAGATGCAGGTTTTCAAACAGGTGGTTACCATGGTGGCGGTGGTGGCTACCAAGGAGGCGGCTATGGAGGCTATCAATCGTCTTCATACACAGGAAGTGGATATCAGGGTGGTGGCGGCGGCAGCAGCGGCGGTTACCAGCAAGACAACAGATACCAAGATGGTGGGCACCATGGTGATCGAGGTGGTGGGCgtggaggagggagaggtggCCGTGGAGGCCGCGGTGGCCGTGGAGGCccaggaggaggctggggaggcagaggtggaCAGAACTTTAATCAAGGAGGGCAGTTTGAGCAGCACTTCCAGCATGGAGGCTATCAGTATAATCAGTCTGGATTTGGACAAGGAAGACACTTTACTAGCTGA